Proteins encoded together in one Fimbriiglobus ruber window:
- a CDS encoding lipocalin family protein has product MNALHLLAIGVVACATAAGTVADDKKPDYAKLLVGKWEVTKVNTKDDVPVGSIVEFTKDKKAKITVKANGKEETTNVDYTLEGNKLTLHHGAGPKGGKQATITKLSEKEMVLEADKMETLELRRKE; this is encoded by the coding sequence ATGAATGCGCTGCATTTGCTGGCAATTGGAGTTGTCGCGTGTGCGACAGCCGCGGGGACGGTAGCTGATGACAAAAAACCTGACTACGCCAAACTGCTCGTTGGGAAATGGGAAGTGACCAAGGTCAACACGAAAGATGATGTTCCAGTCGGCTCCATAGTCGAGTTTACCAAAGATAAAAAGGCGAAGATAACCGTAAAAGCTAATGGCAAGGAAGAAACCACGAACGTGGATTACACACTTGAAGGTAATAAGCTCACGCTTCATCACGGGGCGGGTCCCAAGGGAGGGAAGCAGGCCACGATCACGAAGCTCTCCGAAAAGGAGATGGTTTTGGAAGCAGATAAAATGGAGACCCTCGAACTCCGGCGGAAAGAATGA
- a CDS encoding shikimate kinase: MNDVLGRTPRVLLIGYRGTGKSTVGRFLGSELGWDFFDADDTIEAAAGRTVAEIFAAEGEAGFRAREAAALEHLCAGRPRVIATGGGAILRPTNRAALRAAGYVAWLTAPPDVVWERLQSDPSTAARRPNLTTGGFAEVANLMAAREPLYRETAHAAFDAGVESPEAIAGRILAAWSEWDVGRQPG; this comes from the coding sequence ATGAATGATGTCCTCGGGCGCACGCCGCGCGTCCTCCTGATTGGCTACCGGGGCACCGGGAAATCGACCGTCGGCCGGTTTCTCGGAAGCGAACTCGGCTGGGACTTCTTCGACGCGGACGACACGATCGAGGCCGCCGCGGGCAGGACCGTCGCCGAGATCTTTGCGGCCGAGGGCGAGGCCGGCTTCCGCGCCCGCGAGGCCGCCGCCCTCGAACACCTCTGTGCCGGCAGGCCCCGCGTCATCGCCACCGGCGGTGGGGCGATCCTCCGCCCGACGAACCGGGCGGCCCTCCGCGCGGCCGGGTACGTCGCCTGGCTGACCGCGCCCCCCGATGTCGTCTGGGAGAGACTACAATCCGACCCGTCCACGGCGGCCCGGCGGCCTAATCTGACGACCGGCGGGTTTGCGGAAGTCGCGAACCTGATGGCCGCCCGCGAGCCTCTTTACCGGGAGACGGCACACGCCGCGTTCGACGCCGGGGTCGAGTCGCCGGAGGCGATTGCCGGCCGTATCCTGGCGGCATGGTCCGAGTGGGACGTCGGCCGCCAGCCGGGATGA
- a CDS encoding prepilin peptidase translates to MNILLTYGPPAFWCAWVFLFGLGVGSFLNVLIARLPYDKSPIWPGSRCGACLQPLKLRDNIPILGYLRLRGRCRMCGATFSSRYLWVEVGTGVAFLSLFVIEVMTQAIGGPEFLRPWHYAPGLKFSWFSASPPPQDWLLFASHAFLLSVLIVAALIDAEHRVIPTQVTYIGTAVGLLASTLLAWPWPSDPAVLAQIQPNAPWFLPNILGKLPTGMTLWPFWGPLPTWTPAGSWQLGLCNALIGAAVGTALVRGIKFLFEIGIGKEALGLGDADLMMMAGAFLGWQVVLIGFFAGGLAGLLLKIPSVIYSLITGRTVVSELSFGPGLALGIVATWFAWPWVSSSAVVLFEPVVLGVLVIAIGGGLLVAGILLRRK, encoded by the coding sequence GTGAACATTCTGCTGACCTACGGCCCGCCGGCGTTCTGGTGCGCGTGGGTGTTCCTCTTCGGGTTGGGGGTCGGCAGCTTCCTGAACGTGCTGATCGCCCGCCTGCCTTACGACAAGAGCCCGATCTGGCCCGGGTCGCGGTGCGGAGCGTGTCTCCAACCGCTCAAACTGCGGGACAACATCCCGATCCTCGGCTACCTTCGCCTGCGTGGCCGCTGCCGGATGTGCGGGGCCACTTTCTCGTCGCGGTATTTGTGGGTCGAGGTGGGAACCGGGGTCGCGTTTCTCAGCCTATTTGTCATCGAAGTCATGACGCAGGCGATCGGCGGGCCGGAGTTTCTTCGCCCGTGGCACTACGCACCCGGGTTGAAGTTTTCCTGGTTTTCGGCCTCGCCGCCGCCGCAAGATTGGCTGTTGTTCGCGTCCCACGCGTTCCTGCTATCGGTTCTAATCGTGGCCGCCCTGATCGACGCCGAACACCGGGTCATCCCCACCCAGGTCACGTACATCGGGACGGCCGTCGGGTTGCTGGCGTCCACGCTACTCGCGTGGCCGTGGCCGTCCGACCCTGCCGTGCTGGCTCAGATTCAACCGAACGCGCCGTGGTTTCTCCCGAACATTCTGGGGAAACTTCCGACGGGAATGACGCTGTGGCCGTTCTGGGGACCACTGCCGACGTGGACCCCGGCGGGGAGTTGGCAACTCGGCTTGTGCAACGCGCTGATCGGGGCTGCGGTCGGGACCGCTCTCGTGCGGGGGATCAAGTTCCTCTTTGAAATCGGCATCGGCAAAGAGGCGCTGGGTCTCGGCGACGCCGACCTGATGATGATGGCCGGCGCGTTTCTCGGCTGGCAGGTGGTCCTCATCGGGTTTTTCGCCGGCGGGTTGGCCGGACTGCTGCTCAAGATCCCGTCCGTGATCTACTCCCTCATCACGGGTCGGACGGTCGTGAGCGAGTTGTCGTTCGGCCCCGGCCTGGCGCTCGGCATCGTGGCCACCTGGTTCGCGTGGCCGTGGGTCTCGAGTTCCGCGGTCGTCCTTTTCGAACCGGTCGTCCTCGGCGTCTTGGTGATCGCGATCGGCGGCGGTCTGCTCGTGGCGGGGATTCTGCTTCGGCGCAAGTAG
- a CDS encoding metallophosphoesterase family protein, which produces MTTVRLAHFSDIHLTASPLGWRPRDLVGKRVTGWLNIKVLGRGRRFRDAPQVATALGRDLRGRNLDGAIFSGDATRLAFESEFAAAVAALDVGDPALPPVVAVPGNHDHYTRPAVAAGLFEKYFGPWLVGTRVGPEMYPFARRIGHVWLIGANSCTANRWHGDASGAFGADQLARLRELCASLDPGPRVLVTHYPLRTAGGQIEHRLHRLRDHAAALATAVGCGIDLWLHGHIHHGFILPPTPEIPFPVVCAGSTTQNNRWTYNEYAITGTHVAVLHRRYDPKADAFHDAGEFGFEMKAR; this is translated from the coding sequence ATGACCACCGTCCGCCTCGCCCATTTCAGCGACATCCACCTCACCGCCAGCCCACTCGGGTGGCGGCCCCGCGACCTCGTGGGCAAGCGCGTGACCGGGTGGTTAAATATCAAGGTTCTCGGCCGCGGGCGGCGCTTCCGGGACGCCCCACAGGTAGCCACCGCACTGGGTCGTGACCTCCGCGGGCGGAACCTGGACGGGGCAATCTTCAGCGGCGACGCGACCCGGCTCGCGTTCGAGTCCGAGTTCGCTGCCGCGGTCGCCGCCCTGGACGTCGGCGACCCCGCGCTGCCGCCGGTGGTCGCGGTTCCGGGAAACCACGACCACTACACCCGCCCGGCCGTCGCCGCCGGATTGTTCGAGAAATATTTCGGCCCCTGGCTGGTCGGCACGCGCGTCGGCCCCGAGATGTACCCGTTCGCCCGGCGGATCGGGCACGTCTGGCTGATCGGGGCGAACTCGTGTACCGCGAACCGCTGGCACGGGGACGCGAGCGGGGCGTTCGGGGCGGACCAACTCGCCCGCCTCCGCGAGTTGTGCGCTAGTCTCGACCCGGGTCCGCGGGTACTCGTCACGCATTACCCGCTCCGCACCGCGGGCGGGCAGATCGAACACCGCCTCCACCGCCTCCGCGACCACGCGGCCGCCCTGGCGACGGCCGTCGGCTGCGGGATCGACCTGTGGCTGCACGGGCACATCCACCACGGGTTCATCCTCCCGCCGACACCAGAGATCCCCTTCCCCGTCGTCTGCGCGGGCAGCACGACGCAGAACAACCGCTGGACGTATAACGAGTATGCGATCACGGGCACCCACGTCGCCGTGCTCCACCGCCGTTACGACCCGAAGGCGGACGCATTCCACGACGCCGGGGAATTCGGCTTTGAGATGAAAGCCCGTTGA
- the hisH gene encoding imidazole glycerol phosphate synthase subunit HisH — protein MNRPKIAIVDYGMANLRSVQKAFEAVGAAAVITSDAGQIADAAKVVLPGVGAFQDAIARLRETGLGEVITAHVRSGRPFLGICLGLQMLFSRGHEDGLHAGLDLFPGDVVRFTDQPGLKVPHIGWNTLDFTRSGCPLFADLPPDPAVYFVHSYYAVPTDSSLVVATSDYPTPFCAAIWRDNVFATQFHPEKSQDIGLAMLRNFAKL, from the coding sequence GTGAACCGGCCGAAAATCGCGATCGTGGACTACGGGATGGCGAACCTGCGGAGCGTCCAGAAGGCGTTCGAGGCGGTCGGCGCAGCGGCCGTCATCACCTCCGACGCGGGCCAGATCGCGGACGCGGCGAAGGTGGTGTTGCCCGGCGTCGGCGCGTTTCAGGACGCGATCGCCCGACTCCGCGAGACCGGGCTCGGGGAAGTCATTACCGCACACGTCCGCTCGGGTCGGCCATTTTTGGGTATCTGCCTCGGGTTGCAGATGCTCTTCTCCCGCGGCCACGAAGACGGCCTGCACGCGGGTCTCGACTTGTTCCCGGGCGACGTGGTCCGGTTCACCGACCAGCCCGGTTTGAAAGTCCCTCACATCGGCTGGAACACGCTCGATTTCACGCGATCCGGGTGCCCGCTATTCGCCGACCTGCCGCCCGACCCGGCGGTCTACTTCGTTCACAGCTATTACGCCGTTCCCACCGACTCCAGCCTTGTCGTCGCGACGAGCGATTACCCGACGCCGTTTTGCGCGGCCATCTGGCGCGATAACGTCTTCGCCACTCAGTTCCACCCGGAGAAGAGCCAGGACATAGGGTTAGCCATGTTGCGTAACTTCGCGAAGCTGTAA
- a CDS encoding bifunctional serine/threonine-protein kinase/formylglycine-generating enzyme family protein, whose protein sequence is MIEFFSAVAAGLAVAAPVAQNLGQIAQGGRRIWGLAADILDRFRARVPADQQQAVLKQALTQAATMPAAEFEKKAEEIVELVLADKPVEERKRIAETIKLMPDRIRATFARQDDPSGTTAPPQWAATRPEDIIPLLPPRPPLFRRGDPVPDNNRWTLVDRLGIGGFGEVWKARNREDDFSVIKFCLDPGSQERMFTHERKIIKLVRAELDDHPNIVKLMDSHLEGPTPWLQYEFAPGGDLLHNFATWPKDLAARATMAVEKVLILAETMAHCHALRPMAVIHRDLKPANVVIGKKGVYKITDFGIGDTTARQALEEARIATISGHTASTTSIRYFNTPMYASPDQKKGLDPHPADDVHALGVMLYQFILGNVGLELGIDMWNDLESLHVCPQLLVVLDKAVATRVERRYQHAGELAEALRTLPKKLIAEPNKPAPVGGEYPEKLLYSEIDRYWKDAKSKNETARQQLDRGEWKAAIATLEAIFHPVMRDGELYARAVQYRDGKNFVNSLGIEFAFVPKGVFWVGGEKGKCGSKQVTISQDFYIGVYPVTQEEWQKVMGNNPSYFQKGGFWKGGKGSSKLTGMSNADLNLLPVESVSWNNCNIFIQKLNERLKESGWLYRLPRESEWEYACRGGAATQALCAWNYYFRSPANKLSPQKANVSELGLGRTTKVGTYEPNGLGIYDMHGNVWEWCEDAYDGSSRVIRGGSWHNSAVNARAAFRQGYAPTSAYNFLGLRLVRVPSGSR, encoded by the coding sequence ATGATCGAATTCTTTTCCGCCGTGGCGGCAGGGTTGGCCGTAGCGGCTCCGGTCGCGCAGAACCTGGGCCAGATTGCCCAGGGCGGTCGTCGGATCTGGGGTCTCGCGGCCGACATCCTGGACCGTTTTCGCGCGCGGGTTCCCGCGGACCAGCAGCAGGCCGTTCTCAAACAAGCCCTGACGCAAGCCGCGACCATGCCGGCGGCGGAGTTCGAGAAGAAGGCCGAGGAGATTGTCGAACTCGTGCTGGCCGACAAGCCGGTCGAGGAGCGCAAGCGGATCGCCGAGACCATTAAACTCATGCCGGACCGCATCCGGGCGACCTTCGCGCGTCAGGACGATCCGAGCGGGACGACGGCCCCGCCCCAGTGGGCCGCGACCCGCCCCGAAGACATCATACCCCTCCTCCCGCCGCGGCCGCCGCTGTTCCGCCGGGGCGATCCGGTGCCGGACAACAACCGCTGGACGCTGGTGGACCGCCTCGGCATCGGTGGGTTCGGCGAAGTCTGGAAGGCCCGGAACCGCGAAGACGACTTTAGCGTGATCAAATTCTGCCTCGACCCGGGCTCGCAAGAGCGGATGTTCACCCACGAGCGGAAGATCATCAAGCTCGTCCGGGCCGAACTCGACGACCACCCGAACATCGTCAAGCTGATGGATTCCCACCTCGAAGGGCCGACACCCTGGTTGCAGTACGAGTTCGCCCCCGGCGGCGACCTGCTCCACAATTTCGCCACTTGGCCCAAGGATCTGGCCGCCCGCGCGACAATGGCCGTCGAGAAAGTGCTGATCCTCGCGGAGACGATGGCCCACTGCCACGCCCTGCGGCCGATGGCCGTCATTCACCGCGACCTGAAGCCGGCCAACGTGGTGATCGGCAAGAAGGGCGTTTACAAGATCACGGACTTCGGCATCGGCGACACGACAGCCCGCCAGGCGCTTGAGGAGGCCCGCATCGCCACGATTTCGGGCCACACCGCGAGTACGACATCGATTCGGTATTTCAACACCCCGATGTACGCTTCGCCGGACCAGAAGAAGGGGCTGGACCCGCACCCGGCGGACGACGTCCACGCACTCGGCGTGATGCTCTACCAGTTCATCCTGGGCAACGTCGGCCTCGAACTCGGCATCGACATGTGGAACGATCTGGAGTCGCTGCACGTTTGCCCACAGCTATTGGTGGTGCTGGACAAAGCGGTGGCAACGCGGGTGGAGCGACGATACCAGCATGCGGGCGAGCTGGCGGAGGCGTTGCGGACGCTGCCGAAGAAGCTGATCGCGGAGCCTAATAAGCCCGCTCCCGTCGGTGGAGAATACCCAGAGAAGCTTCTGTACAGCGAAATCGATCGATACTGGAAAGACGCCAAATCCAAAAATGAAACTGCCCGCCAACAGCTCGATCGAGGTGAGTGGAAAGCCGCGATAGCCACATTAGAAGCAATCTTTCACCCCGTCATGCGGGATGGGGAGTTGTACGCGCGAGCGGTGCAATATCGTGACGGCAAAAACTTTGTGAATAGCTTGGGGATCGAGTTCGCATTCGTGCCCAAGGGCGTTTTTTGGGTGGGAGGCGAGAAGGGCAAGTGCGGCAGCAAACAAGTGACTATTTCTCAGGATTTTTACATCGGCGTTTACCCCGTTACACAGGAAGAATGGCAAAAAGTAATGGGGAACAATCCGAGCTACTTTCAGAAAGGTGGATTCTGGAAAGGCGGTAAAGGGTCCAGCAAGCTCACGGGAATGTCAAACGCGGATCTCAATCTGTTACCGGTCGAAAGTGTTTCTTGGAATAACTGCAATATATTTATACAAAAATTAAACGAAAGACTCAAAGAGTCGGGCTGGTTGTACCGACTACCGCGGGAGTCGGAGTGGGAGTACGCATGCCGGGGTGGAGCCGCCACACAGGCGCTGTGTGCCTGGAACTACTACTTCCGTTCGCCGGCGAACAAGCTGTCGCCGCAGAAGGCGAACGTCTCGGAATTGGGCTTGGGCCGGACGACCAAAGTGGGCACGTACGAGCCGAATGGCCTTGGTATCTACGACATGCACGGCAACGTGTGGGAGTGGTGTGAAGACGCTTACGACGGCTCCTCCCGAGTGATCCGGGGCGGCAGCTGGCACAACTCTGCCGTGAACGCTCGCGCGGCATTCCGGCAGGGGTACGCGCCGACCAGCGCGTACAACTTCCTCGGGCTCCGGCTCGTCCGCGTTCCATCCGGGAGCAGGTAG
- the rpmG gene encoding 50S ribosomal protein L33, protein MAKGKEARGIIKLQSSESSHCYFTQKNRNNSKERIQLKKFDPVVRKHVMYKEAGKL, encoded by the coding sequence ATGGCGAAGGGTAAGGAAGCGCGGGGCATCATCAAGCTGCAAAGCTCCGAGAGCAGCCACTGCTACTTCACGCAAAAGAACCGGAACAACAGCAAGGAACGGATCCAACTTAAGAAGTTCGACCCGGTCGTCCGCAAGCACGTGATGTACAAGGAAGCCGGCAAGCTGTAA
- the aroE gene encoding shikimate dehydrogenase yields the protein MSVAPDRVCVVVGRTRHKMVQAEIQEAFKRGAAFIELRLDFLARAVDFKRLAPLKQCAWLASIRRPQDGGRWPGKEDDRQMILRQAIISGAFEWIDLETDVANTIRRYGTVKRIISYHNMTETPADLDQIYERMLAQDADVIKIAVMAQHPRDNERVLELQRRATKPTIAFCMGEIGFPTRFLSLKYGAPWIYAAFNKERGVAPGLPAVEDFKTTYPVRSINADTKVFGLLGDPVSHSFGPVLHNHTLGRLKQNAIYLPFRVPKGQLEEAVKAFERVPVSGYSVTIPHKEAAAALAKEAEPNVQLCGAANTLIRRDDGTFFAANTDFTASFESIVEHLKARAEGGIVDFNSVFVLVLGAGGAARAVAHGLHKAGAHVTIAARTQERAAKLAAEIECKVVDWHARHNVLPCEVLVNCTPVGMHPNTDESPIHVSFLRPGLTVFDTVYTPENTKLINEARSRGCDLITGVDMFVRQAAEQVKLFTGQTPNVDKMREILRKAMSPLTRALDDETDDADAAADE from the coding sequence ATGTCTGTCGCGCCGGACCGGGTGTGCGTCGTCGTCGGGCGCACCCGGCACAAGATGGTCCAGGCCGAAATCCAAGAGGCCTTCAAGCGCGGGGCGGCGTTCATCGAACTCCGGCTCGACTTCCTGGCTCGGGCCGTCGATTTCAAGCGCCTCGCCCCGCTCAAACAGTGCGCGTGGCTGGCCTCCATCCGCCGGCCGCAAGACGGCGGCCGGTGGCCGGGCAAGGAAGACGACCGGCAGATGATCCTCCGGCAGGCGATCATCTCCGGCGCGTTCGAGTGGATCGACCTGGAAACGGACGTGGCGAACACCATCCGCCGCTACGGGACCGTCAAGCGGATCATCAGTTACCACAACATGACCGAGACGCCGGCCGACCTGGACCAGATCTACGAGCGGATGCTGGCCCAGGACGCGGACGTCATCAAGATCGCGGTCATGGCGCAGCACCCGCGGGACAACGAGCGGGTACTCGAACTCCAGCGGCGGGCGACGAAGCCGACGATCGCGTTCTGCATGGGCGAGATCGGCTTCCCGACCCGGTTCCTCTCCCTCAAGTACGGGGCCCCGTGGATTTACGCCGCGTTCAACAAGGAACGCGGCGTGGCCCCCGGCCTGCCGGCCGTCGAAGACTTCAAGACCACGTACCCGGTCCGGTCGATCAACGCGGACACCAAAGTCTTCGGCCTCCTCGGCGACCCGGTCTCGCACAGCTTCGGCCCGGTCCTGCACAACCACACGCTCGGCCGCCTCAAGCAGAACGCGATCTACCTGCCGTTCCGCGTGCCCAAGGGCCAGTTGGAGGAAGCCGTCAAGGCGTTTGAACGCGTCCCCGTCAGCGGGTACAGCGTGACCATCCCGCACAAGGAGGCGGCGGCCGCGCTCGCGAAGGAGGCCGAGCCGAACGTGCAACTCTGCGGGGCCGCGAACACGCTGATCCGACGGGACGACGGGACGTTCTTCGCCGCGAACACGGACTTCACGGCGTCATTCGAGTCGATCGTCGAACACCTGAAGGCGCGGGCCGAGGGTGGTATCGTTGATTTTAACTCGGTGTTCGTCCTCGTCCTCGGGGCCGGCGGGGCCGCGCGGGCGGTCGCCCACGGGTTGCACAAGGCGGGGGCGCACGTCACCATCGCGGCCCGGACGCAAGAGCGGGCCGCCAAGCTCGCGGCCGAGATCGAGTGTAAGGTCGTCGACTGGCACGCCCGCCACAACGTCCTGCCGTGCGAAGTCCTCGTGAACTGCACGCCCGTCGGGATGCACCCGAACACGGACGAGTCCCCGATCCACGTCAGCTTCCTGCGGCCCGGGCTGACCGTGTTCGATACCGTTTACACGCCCGAGAACACGAAGCTCATTAACGAAGCACGCAGCCGCGGCTGCGACCTCATTACCGGCGTGGACATGTTCGTCCGCCAGGCGGCCGAGCAGGTGAAATTGTTCACCGGCCAAACGCCGAACGTGGACAAAATGCGGGAAATCCTCCGCAAAGCGATGTCCCCGTTGACCCGGGCGCTCGACGACGAGACCGACGACGCGGACGCCGCCGCCGATGAATGA
- a CDS encoding 5'-methylthioadenosine/S-adenosylhomocysteine nucleosidase: MSATPTEVALLTPLPEEKDALAATFVALGRQPVPVVVGRLSCVRFPDVSLTVAVGGHGKAQFGIQTQHLLDHGAYRLVICAGAAGSLRDDVGVGDVVAATATVEHDYTLLFASRPLPRFDGHAAALNSLRQLPQRTALPFRLHFGPVASGDEDVVATERAKELASKTGALCVAWEGAGAARACRFGGVPFMELRGVTDHADKSAPQDFDHNLPLCMGHLGQLLDAWLPLL; encoded by the coding sequence ATGAGTGCCACGCCGACCGAGGTCGCTCTACTGACGCCGCTGCCCGAAGAGAAAGACGCTCTGGCGGCCACCTTCGTGGCGCTCGGTCGCCAGCCCGTCCCCGTCGTCGTCGGTCGCCTGTCGTGCGTCCGATTCCCGGACGTGTCTCTCACGGTGGCCGTGGGCGGTCACGGCAAGGCCCAATTCGGGATCCAGACTCAGCACCTCCTCGACCACGGCGCCTACCGGCTCGTCATCTGTGCGGGGGCAGCGGGCAGTTTGCGTGACGACGTCGGGGTGGGCGACGTGGTGGCTGCCACCGCCACCGTGGAACACGACTACACGCTGCTGTTCGCCTCCCGGCCGCTCCCGCGGTTCGACGGCCACGCCGCGGCCCTCAACAGTTTGAGACAATTGCCCCAACGAACGGCCCTGCCGTTCCGCTTGCACTTCGGCCCCGTTGCCAGCGGGGACGAGGACGTGGTGGCCACCGAGCGGGCCAAGGAACTCGCCTCGAAGACCGGCGCCCTGTGCGTGGCGTGGGAAGGGGCGGGGGCGGCGAGGGCGTGCCGGTTCGGCGGCGTGCCGTTCATGGAACTGCGTGGCGTCACGGACCACGCCGACAAGTCCGCGCCCCAGGATTTCGACCACAACCTGCCTCTGTGTATGGGGCACCTGGGGCAGTTGCTCGACGCCTGGCTTCCCCTCCTCTAA